From Salinirubrum litoreum, one genomic window encodes:
- a CDS encoding ABC transporter permease, with the protein MEWYEYVLKRLLLFVPTLFGVSIFVFYLVHLVPGSPAVAMLGVRATEERVQEIERELGLHEPLPVQYVDWFTGVLVGDLGQSYSFNGAVAPILAERFFVSLELVLLTLVASLCLSIPLGIVAALNKNSAVDYFSMGVGITGVSVPTFFSGVVFIAVFAVGLSWFPVSGYVAPTEDLVENLRHMALPTLTMTLVAVAVAMRMMRSSMIETMGEEYIRFLKAKGLRSRSILFGHALKNSFIPVITVIGLQFGYMLSGAVVVEQIFAIPGLGRTVLQAVLQRDYPLVQGSVLLLALWFSAVNLGTDLIISYLDPRIMEEEA; encoded by the coding sequence ATGGAATGGTACGAATACGTCCTCAAGCGCCTCTTGCTGTTCGTCCCCACGCTGTTCGGCGTGTCGATCTTCGTGTTCTATCTCGTCCACCTCGTCCCGGGGAGTCCGGCGGTCGCGATGCTCGGTGTCCGGGCGACCGAGGAACGAGTACAGGAGATCGAACGTGAGTTGGGGTTACACGAGCCGCTCCCGGTCCAGTACGTCGACTGGTTCACCGGCGTCCTCGTCGGCGATCTGGGACAGTCCTACTCGTTCAACGGGGCCGTGGCACCGATACTGGCCGAGCGCTTCTTCGTGAGTCTCGAACTGGTGCTGCTCACGCTGGTGGCCTCGCTGTGTCTGAGCATCCCGCTCGGCATCGTCGCCGCACTGAACAAGAACAGTGCGGTCGACTACTTCAGCATGGGCGTCGGGATCACGGGCGTGAGCGTGCCGACGTTCTTCTCCGGGGTCGTGTTCATCGCCGTCTTCGCGGTCGGCCTGAGTTGGTTCCCGGTCAGCGGCTACGTCGCGCCGACGGAAGACCTCGTGGAGAACCTCCGGCACATGGCGCTCCCGACGCTGACGATGACGCTGGTGGCGGTCGCGGTGGCGATGCGGATGATGCGGTCGTCGATGATCGAGACGATGGGCGAAGAGTACATCCGGTTCCTGAAGGCGAAGGGACTCCGGTCCCGGTCGATCCTGTTCGGTCACGCGCTGAAGAACAGCTTCATCCCCGTGATCACGGTCATCGGCCTGCAGTTCGGCTACATGCTGTCGGGTGCAGTCGTCGTCGAACAGATCTTCGCGATCCCCGGACTCGGGCGGACGGTGCTGCAGGCGGTCCTCCAGCGGGACTACCCGCTCGTCCAGGGCTCGGTGCTCCTGCTCGCACTGTGGTTCTCGGCGGTCAACCTCGGCACCGATCTAATAATCTCGTATCTCGACCCGCGCATCATGGAGGAGGAGGCCTGA
- a CDS encoding ABC transporter permease encodes MATETETQQTTDRGESQLRRFTESFLENKLAVFGLFLILSVGVITLFAPQIAPYEPRTQNYDAILEGPSADHLFGTDDLGRDIFSRVLYGYQTVMTITLGGVMMAFVLGTSIGLTAGYRGGWTDQSIMRAVDVLMAFPSLILALALISALGPSKWGVLLVLGVAYTPIFARVARSEAVSLREEQFVKSLEVRGASQPRIVFRHILPNAVGPLIVTITLQFAFGILTTATLSFLGVGVQPPDPSLGRMLTEGKDYLATAWWYSIFPGLAIMLPVIGFNTIGDGLRDTFDPKQVNR; translated from the coding sequence ATGGCAACTGAGACCGAAACACAGCAGACGACCGATCGCGGCGAATCACAGCTCCGTCGGTTCACCGAGAGCTTCCTCGAGAACAAACTCGCAGTGTTCGGACTGTTCCTCATCCTCTCTGTCGGGGTGATCACCCTGTTCGCACCGCAGATCGCACCGTACGAACCACGGACGCAGAACTACGACGCGATCCTGGAAGGGCCGTCTGCGGACCACCTGTTCGGCACCGACGATCTGGGCCGTGACATCTTCTCCCGGGTGCTGTACGGCTACCAGACCGTGATGACGATCACGCTCGGCGGGGTGATGATGGCGTTCGTCCTCGGGACGTCGATCGGCCTGACGGCGGGGTACCGTGGCGGCTGGACCGATCAGTCAATCATGCGCGCGGTGGACGTGTTGATGGCCTTCCCGTCGCTCATCCTCGCGCTGGCGTTGATCTCGGCGCTCGGCCCGTCGAAGTGGGGCGTGTTACTGGTACTCGGGGTCGCGTACACGCCGATCTTCGCCCGCGTCGCCAGGAGTGAAGCCGTCTCACTCCGGGAAGAACAGTTCGTCAAGAGCCTGGAAGTTCGCGGCGCGAGCCAGCCCCGTATCGTCTTCCGGCACATCCTCCCCAACGCCGTCGGGCCGCTCATCGTCACCATCACACTGCAGTTCGCCTTCGGGATCCTGACGACGGCCACGCTGTCGTTCCTCGGCGTCGGTGTCCAGCCCCCCGATCCGTCGCTCGGCCGGATGCTCACGGAGGGGAAGGACTACCTCGCGACCGCCTGGTGGTACAGCATCTTCCCCGGTCTGGCGATCATGCTCCCGGTGATCGGCTTCAACACGATCGGCGACGGACTCCGTGACACCTTCGACCCGAAGCAGGTGAACCGCTGA
- a CDS encoding ABC transporter ATP-binding protein yields the protein MSSPRLSVRDLEVTYTTKHDEVKAVDRVSFDVYDDEIFGVVGESGCGKSTLASTILRLLDDNGEITGGEIWYGDRDLAAMSESELAREIRGREISMVFQDPNTSLDPVYTIGRQLIETIRQHLDVSKREARRRAIQSLADVGIPSPEDRLDDYPHQFSGGMRQRVVIAIALSCDPGLLIADEPTTGLDVSIQAQILDLLEDINDNHDTSVVLITHDLGVVAEVCDRVGVMYAGNLVEVSPVDVVYDDPKHPYTEDLLRSIPETHEMKAELTVIKGTPPDLREPPSGCRYHPRCTKVCSDACETGDIPRVYQEDGSAVRCYLYDPAENPEYEGSAAGDDEHPDGRLERPEGSDRL from the coding sequence ATGTCGAGCCCACGTCTCAGTGTCCGTGATCTCGAAGTGACGTACACGACGAAACACGACGAGGTGAAGGCCGTGGACCGGGTGTCGTTCGACGTCTACGACGACGAGATCTTCGGCGTCGTCGGTGAGTCCGGGTGTGGCAAGAGCACGCTCGCGAGCACGATTCTCCGACTGCTCGACGACAACGGCGAGATCACGGGCGGCGAAATCTGGTACGGCGATCGGGACCTCGCGGCCATGTCCGAGAGCGAACTCGCCAGAGAGATCCGGGGCAGAGAGATCAGCATGGTGTTCCAGGACCCGAACACCAGTCTGGACCCGGTGTACACGATCGGCCGGCAGTTGATAGAGACGATCCGCCAGCACCTCGACGTCTCGAAACGGGAGGCTCGCAGACGGGCGATCCAGTCGCTCGCAGACGTCGGGATCCCCAGCCCCGAGGACCGACTCGACGACTACCCACACCAGTTCTCGGGCGGGATGCGTCAGCGCGTGGTCATCGCGATCGCGCTGTCGTGTGATCCGGGGCTCCTGATCGCCGACGAACCGACCACCGGGCTGGACGTCTCCATCCAGGCGCAGATCCTCGATCTCCTCGAAGACATCAACGACAACCACGACACCTCGGTCGTCCTGATCACCCACGACCTCGGCGTCGTCGCGGAGGTCTGTGATCGGGTCGGGGTGATGTACGCCGGCAACCTGGTGGAAGTCAGCCCCGTCGACGTCGTCTACGACGACCCGAAGCACCCGTACACCGAGGATCTACTCCGCTCCATCCCGGAGACCCACGAGATGAAAGCGGAGTTGACCGTCATAAAGGGAACGCCCCCGGACCTCCGGGAGCCGCCGTCCGGCTGTCGCTACCACCCGCGGTGTACGAAGGTGTGTAGCGACGCCTGCGAGACCGGTGACATCCCCCGAGTGTACCAGGAGGACGGCTCGGCGGTCCGCTGTTACCTGTACGATCCGGCCGAGAACCCCGAGTACGAGGGCTCGGCGGCGGGTGACGACGAGCACCCGGACGGCCGGCTGGAGCGCCCCGAAGGGAGTGATCGGCTGTGA